AATGCTATTGTAATCAGGCGAATCAAAATTTGCAGCCAAGACAAAAGCAAAGCCAGTGCTTAAAACCATTAAGCACGAAAAAATTAAGAAAATAATGATATTTCTCTTTTTCATCTTGGTTGTATTATAGCACATTTTGGGTAAGAATTGGATAAAGTAGGTTACACAAAACACCGAAGGAGCCCCGCGACGCGGGGCTCCTTCGGTTATCTTTTTTTGGAATAAAAAACCGCTAAGCTTTATGCTTAACGGTTTGGTGTTCGCAGGGAGTTGTGTTTTTCGCAAGGAGGGTTTTGTTGCATTAGCAAAATAGGAAGATAAATAGCCATTATTACCCAAATCATATGAGAGATGAGTCCGAATTTATCCAGGCAAATGAATCCTATTATGCAATGCAGAATGATTATTAGGTACACTATTATAAACAAAAATTTTCTCCTTTCCTTAATTTTTTGGGATGTGTTTTCTGACCAAATAGACTATGTAAACTGCAAAATTACCTGCAAAGTACAGCGAAGCGAACAGGGCGAAAAGATCTCTATTGTTTTGGGATGGGATGCCGTACACTAAAAAATTTAGAATCCCAAGTAAAATGATAGCAAGCCCAATTGCTTGAATTACATACAATCCGAAGTATAAAATAGCCGAAACTATTTCTCTTGTTTGTTTCGTCATTTTCTTCTCCTTTTTTTCAATGTACATTTTTATTCTCAATCAAAGATTGAGAATTCCCTAAAACCCACCATTGTCCGCCGTAGCTCCGCAGAGCGAAGGCAGACCATGTTTGATGAGCTTTAGAAATAAGGGGATGTGTCATCCCCTGGACTAGATTAAAGTTTTGTTTAGGATACTTATGCAATGTCAGGAACGCCAGCAAAAGTTTTTTATGTTTATTGCCGATGCTGCAGAAGTTTTTTTATTTCATTTCCCAATCCATTCTTCATCTCATCTAAGGCTTTTTGGCTAGGTTTTGTACCTTCAGCCTTTCTGATTTTTTCATCTATGACCCAAATGGGTTTTGACGGATTTGGATCATTTGCGTATCTTGGGAAAACATGCCAATGCAAATGATTAGCAGTATTTCCTAGCATTTCAATATTCAGTTTTTCTGGGTTAAAGGTTTTCCAGACAGCTTCTGCCACCAAGCTCATCTCCTGATTCGAATTTCAGTACGTTCATTGGTTTCAAGTTCGAGGTAACTTTTAATAATTAGAGAAATCCACTCACTATGTCCAACAGTAACATATAAATTTATATCTGTTTTTTTAGAAATAAATTCAATATCTGTTGGTTCCAACCATGGATGGGAATCAATAACCGATTCAGTAATTGATTTTACTGTTATAAATTCCCCAAAATCTGTTTTGACAATATCATCTTTATTCATGATTTCCCTTTCTTGTTTTGTTTTTCAAAGTTCGTTTTTATTCTCAATCAAAGATTGAGAATTCCCTAAAGCCCACTAACTCATAATGAGCTTTAGAAATAAGGGGATGAGAGACATCCCCTGAATTGAAAAATTATCCACCAAAGAAATTTATCCAAGTTATTCGCATTTTGGGTTAAGTTTTTTGTGAGCTTGGATCCAATGATAAGAAGCCAGAAATAGCGGGATAAGTATTCGCTAGATCATTTTTTGTAAAGCATCCCAGGTCTAAACGATCGTGTATACTGTTCCGGTAAAAGATGAGGTAGTCATCAAAATTAGCATTAGCAGAAGCTCCTTTGTACTCACAACCTAAGCAGCCAATTTGGATTTGAATGGACTTAATGATACGATTCGGATGTGTAAGAAGTAGAATTGCTATTTCGTAAGGTCCCAGTCCGAATTCATTGTTTTCAAAACATACCATATGGTAACTGTGTTTAGACCATCGTTTGCCGAACTGGAATGGGAATACCCATAAATCTCCTGGTTGCGCATTTAGTTTGGAATGGCATTGCTTAGTTTTATCGAACAGAGAAATATTTTGTTCTAACAGCTCATCCTCTAGCCAAATTTTGAAAACCCGATTTTCAGCAATCAGCTGGAGGGCTTTTGTAAATGCCTCGTAATAAGTTCCGATCCTGTCAGGTTTAGGTATTACTGCCCAGCCCTCTGCTCCTTTTGGTAAATTTCCTTTGGCCAGTTCGTTAACATGGCTGGCATTTAAATTTGGGAAATACTTAAGTAAACTATGTACCTGTTCATCAACTGGAAGGATTCGAAATCCTAAAGGGTAGCGATATAATTCATCCCTTAGTTCTTCCTCGTAGGACAGAAGCTCTGTTTGATCATCGGTTAATAGATTAATAATTCTCTTCATACTTTCCGTCGTCTCGATGGCAAATTGAAGCAATTCAGTATTGCCTTTTGCCTGAATAAAAGCACGCATGAAGTCATGGGCCTGGACGAGCGGAATATCATATAACTTCGATCCCCGATCTGACATCTTACACCTCCTCCTTCTCTTTTTTCAATGTACATTTTTTGCCTTGAAAAATATTTTCAAGACTCTCTAAAACCCACTAACATGTAATGAGTTTTAGAAATAAGGGGATATGCCCCTTAAACTGAATGCTTTAATTTCTTAGTTTCTATCTCCTTTTCCAAATATGCTGAGAGTGTAATAAGAAGTACAGCTAATGAAAAATGTAGAAAAAAACATTTATCAAGATGCTCACAGAATATTTGAAGTAAGAAAGCAGAGTGATCTATTCGTAGCTCCACTTGTGCTAGCCAGAGTAAAAAAAGAATTAGTGGCAAAGCCATAAGAGCAAAAAAATAAAAAATGCTGAATATTTTTAGCGCTCTTATTGATGTTGTAAGAATCTTTACACATTTTTTCGTCATTTTCTTCTCCTTTTTTTCAAAGTTCGTTTTTATCCTCAATCAAAGATTGAGGATTCCCTAAAACCCGCCAACCATTGATGGGCTTTAGAAATAAGGGGATGTGAATCCCCTTAAATGGCGTTATACGGCTTTGATTGCGGCCTTAACAAAAGGCATCCATGTTAAATCAACTTTTATCTCAGCAACTGGTTGGTATTCGGGTTCACCTTTTTTAAGAGTCAAGGGTAACCATATCTCTATGTTTTCCCCAGCCATAGTCCGAAATCTAGCAATGTCTATAATGGGATATTTTCCATTGCAGTATTTAAAATCAACGGGATCTATGCCGAGACATACAGCGCATAGAAGCTTGATGTTGTTTGGTAATTCAGAGTAATCTATTGATTGACTACTTTCATTCCTGTGGGTTAGGGGGCGGGTTGAAAATTTCACTCTCATCTCCTTCATTCTTTAGACGAACAGCTAAAAAGTAGTTATTACCTATGTACGTATTGGCATGTACTTCTGACCAGTGTAGGTCTTCATCTTTTACGGTATAGAGATAACTACCATCAATGCATGCTTTTTCAAAAGTACATACTGGGTAATGTATTCCTTTTGAGTTAACTACTTTTGAACCAAGGGCATAGATTGGTTCACATCCTATATCACATTTAAGTTGTCCATGGATGTGCCCCAAAAAAGTATGCTCTAAATGTTCAAAACATGCAGCATGAAGACCTTTGCTTTTTAGCAAATTTAATATATCTTCTATTGTTCTTTTGAATACTTCTATGTAGACCTTCACCAATTCAGCTTTGCAGGGAGTTTTTAAAATTGGGAACTGATTTTCCATAATAAACTTTTCACTAGAAGATTCTTGTTCATAATATTTTCTGATTCTAGTTTCTTCCTCCTTTGGCAAATTTTTATCAATTAGTATCTGGCACACAACTTCAATTCCTCCATGCAAATCAATTATATCTTTAGCTACCTTGCTAGTTAAATAAGGATCGTTTAATAGATGGTGAAGATCTCTTTCGTTCCCACCTTGTTCCTTTATTGATTTTAAGATTGCATCTATAATTTTTGGATCATTCATTTCTTTCTCCTCCTTGTTTTCTTTTCGTTTCAAAGTACGAGTTAATGACTAATCATAGTAAATACCAGGATATAGTCAAGATAAATGACTATAAAATGGTATTTATTTGACTAAAATTAGCCAAATATAAATAGTAAAATAGTATCTGTTGACTAAAATGTTGACTAAAATTTGAGTATATGTTATATTTGGATATAATATTTCATAATTTCCGCCAAAGGCGGATCAGCCTATGGCTGACGTAATTCAAAACATATGAACTTAGAACAAATTTTACATTCAGTTGGCTTAAATAAAAAACAGGCCAGTGTTTATTTGGCCAGTTTAAAATTGGGTTCAGATACTGCTTATAATATTGCCAAGCAAAGCGGGCTTAAACGCACTACTGTTTATTTTATTTTAGAACAGCTTAAAGAAATGGCTTTTGTCAGCATTCGCAAAACACAAAAGGCCACTTTTTACAAAGCCATTAGCCCAAAAGTATTATTAAAACGTCTGCAAAATCAAACAGTTAATTTGGCTGACGCATTGCCAGATTTAGAAAAATTATATCAAACCCAGCCACAAAAGCCGCAAATAGAAGTTTTTGAGGGCAAACAAGGCGTGAGGCAGGTTTATTTAGAATCTGAAAGATCTTTAGCCAAGGGAGAGGAAGTTTTATATTGGGGCTCATTAGCGCATTTTATGCAAGAAGAATATAAAGATACTTTGGTTTGGTGGATTAAGCTTATGAAAAATAAACGATTTAAAGCCAGGGAAATTTTGGTGGCTAAAGAAGCTGAATCTTCTGACTATTTAGATAAAATAAAAGCCAATCAAAATCCCAATCATCAAATTGCTTTAGCGCCACGAGGCGTTAAATTTGAACATAATGATAATATGATATTTGGCAACAAATTAGCCATTTTCTCTTTGCGCAAAGAAGTTTTCGTGGTTGTGATTGAAAGCGAGGATGTGGCCAATTCTTATCGTAATTTTTTTGAATTGGCTTGGAAGCAGACCATGAAAGTTAAGAAATAAAAAATTATTATACAAAACACCGAAGCAGCGATTTGCAAATCGCTGCTTCGGTTGAGTATGAGAAAATAATTTTTATCTGAGTATATTTTGCGCTGAATTTATTCTTTTTAATGTTTCCTTTTTCCCCAAAACCCAGGCAATTTCAAAGGGACTGGGAGAATTTTGCAGGCCTGATAGAGCCACTCTCATTGGCCAAAGCATATCCCCTACCCCGTAATTTTCTTTTTTAATCCAGGTTATAACTTTATCTTCCAGATTTTTAATTGTTTTAAAGTCAGGGTCATTTAAAGTTAAAATAAAATCCTCAAGTTTAACCAAATTTTCCAAAGTTGCATCTTTATTTGATTTTTTCCAGATTAAAAGTTCGGCCTTGTATTCAGGTTCTTTTTGGAAGAATTCAATGTTTTGATTGATATCAGAAAGTTTTTTTAGCCGTTCCTGTTCAACTGCCACTATTTTTTCAGCTAATTTAGGATTAATGCCTTTAAGATATGGTAGGCATAATTTAGTTAATTCTTTGACTTTCATTTTGCGAATATATAAACCATTTATCCAATCAAGTTTTTCTGTGTCAAAAACTGCGCCTGATTTATTCACGTTTTTAAAGTCAAAAATTTTAATCAATTCTTGTAAATTGAATATTTCTTTGGTATTGCCTTCGCCAGGATTCCAGCCAAGCATTGCCACAAAGTTTATAAGCGCCTCAGGCAAATAACCTTTTTGCAAATAATCTTCAGCAGCAACGTCGCCTTGCCTTTTACTAAGTTTTGATTTGTCAGAGTTTAAAAGCAAAGGTAAATGTGCAAAATAAGGAGGAATCCAGCCAAATGCTTCATAAAGCAGCAAATGTTTAGGTGTTGAAGAAAGCCACTCTTCACCGCGAATAACATGGGTAATTTCCATTTCGTGATCGTCAATCACACTAGCTAAATGATAAGTTGGAAAGCCATCTGATTTGATTAAGACTTGATCATCAATTGTAGTTGTCATAAATCCAACATGTCCTCTTATTAAATCATTAAAAGTAATAGCTGGTTTTTCTGTAAGTCTTGGGACTTTAAGTCTCACAACATGGGGTATTTTGGCTAATATTTTTTGTTCTATATCTTTTTCCGTTAATTGCCTACAAAGACCATCATACATTGGCGGTTTACCATTTTTAAGTTGCTCCTGCCTCATTTTCTCCAAACGTTCCGGCGTGCAGAAACAATAATAGGCCTTCCCTTCCTTAACCAGTTGAGCGGCAAATTTTTGATAAATTTCTAGTCGTTGGGACTGATAAACTGGTTTATTGTCATATTTTAAACCAAATTCATCTAAGATTTTAAAGATTTCCTTATCTGCACCTTTAACTAATCTGGCCTGGTCAGTGTCTTCAATTCTTAACAAAAATTTACCATGATTATGTTTGGCAAATAAAAAATTATATAAAGCAGTCCTTAAACCGCCTACATGCAAATAGCCCGTGGGACTCGGAGCAAATCGTGTAATAACCTTTTGCATATTATTAATATTAGTAGATTCGTAGCTGATTCGTAAATTAGTATCGTTATAAATATTCTTTAAATTTATCAAGGCCGATTTGAACTAATTTTTTTCTTCTGGGCGAGACTTTTTCCAGAATTTTATTTTTATCAATCCATTGCCATTCTGTGTGTTCATGTAAATCCAATTTTATATCTGTGTCTTGGCCAGTGAATTTAAGTAAGAATAAAGTTTGCTTTTGTCCTTTAAACTTATCAATATCAATATAATTTTTATCTTTTTGCCATTTGTACTTATAGCAGTTTTTAAGCATTTTTACAATCTGGAATTTATCCGTGCCAAGTTCTTCTTTCATTTCGCGTCTTACTGCTTCCTCTAGTTTGTCTTTTGTCTTAGCATTTTTTGCGCCCCCTTGAGGCAGTACCCACCCGCCATATTTAGAATGCTGGGTGATCAGTATTTGTTTGTTGTTATTTATAATGAAAGCAGCAACATTTTTACGGTAAATAAAAGTACTGCCGAATCTCCACCCCAAGCAAGCTAATGGAAATATTATAACAGCCTTGATGATTCTTTTCCAGCGCCAGGGTTCCTGGATTAAGCGCCAGAGCCATTCAATGCCCAGTTTGCGCCAAGATTCTGGCGCTCTATTGAGTCTGCCAGAAATAAAATCCAGACTGCCGCCTATACCAAGCATTAATTTTGTGTCTATTTTTTCAATATTTTTACTGATAAAATATTCCTGTTTGGGCGGTCCAAAATTAACAAGAATAATATCTGGGTGGAATTCATTAATTTGCTTGATTAAATTTGGATTTTCAAAATTACCTTGTTTATCAACCTTGCCCGGATCAAGGAATTTAATTTTTAAATTCGGATATTTTTGGCTGATCACATTTAGTGCTCTATCTCCAATTTGGGGCCTGCCTTCAAAAAATAGGATTGAATAATTTTTGTGTTCAGCCAGTTTTAATACTTCCCAGCATAGATCTGCTCCCGTTGTAATATTGAATAATTTTTGTCCAAAAATTCTGGCGCCAAGCTTTAAGCCAAAGCCGTCGGGAATGGAAATAAAAGAGTTTTGGATTATCCTTCGAAATTGTTTATCTTTATAACCGACCAGACAAATTTCAGGATTAGGTGTGACAAGATAACTTTTTTTTCCAGTTAATAAAAAATTAGCAATCTCCCCGATTGCTTCATTTAAAGAAATATCATTAATTTTTGAACCTAGGATGTAAACCTCTTCCATTATTTTGAAGCATAAATATTAACAGGCGTACCTATTGGAGTCCAGTCATAAAGCCATTTGGCGTCAGGTAATTTTAAATTTACGCAGCCATGACTTACTCTGGTGCCAAAATTCCAGTGCCAATAAGCTCCATGTATGGCATAATCACGGTAAAAATACATAACATTCGGCACATTTGGCAGGTTATAATTATCAGGGTTATTTGGTCCGTAATTCCGAGCCATGGTAGTTTTTGGAACTTTGGTGTTAATTTTAAAATCTCCCAGCGGAGTTGGATATTTCCATTTACCGCTGGAAATTATAAATTCTTTTAGTAAAACCCCATTGCTATAGGCATAAAGTTTTTGTTTGCTTAAATCAATTTCAATAATTTTTTGTGAGGGAACGGTTTGAGTGGCGGCTAATATTTCTTTTTGTCCAATACTATTAAAATTGCTATCCGCAATCAAGATGCCTCCGCGAAAATTTTCATAAACAAAAACCCTGGGGCCAATTTTTAGTTTTCCCTCAGCTGAAAATGCCCTTAAATGCGCGCCGCCGCCATAGCCAGGACCTGTTAGAATTTCATTTTTACCATCACTATCAATGTCGCTGGAAGCCAAATTTACGCCACCCAAAAAATTTTTATCATAAGCCAGAAATTCATTAAGCAATTTTGCCTGATCAGTAAAAATTTTTACCCTTGGTTCTTTATTTACTGCTGGCGCTGTTATGATTTCAGCTTTTTTATCATTATTTATATCAACAGCTAAAACATTTACTCCGCCTTTAAAACTTTTTTCATAGGCAGAAAAATAACTCAAATAATTGCTGTAATTGCTAAAAATTTTAACAACCGGTTCTTGCCCATAGCCGGCGCCGACAATTATTTCCTTTTGGCCATCTAGGTTTACATCACCGGCTGAAATGCTGACACCACCTGTTAATTTTTTGTCAAAAGCAAAGAATCCGAAAAGTCGGTTGCCAAAGCGGTCAAAGACTCTGATTTCAGAATTGCCTCCTTCATTTTGAGCCGTGATTATTTCTGAGGTGCTATCATTGAATAAATCAGTGGCAATAGCCTTAATCCCGCCAGTATAATTTTCTTCATATGCTAAAAATTCAAATTTAAAGCTGCCTTGGCTGTCAAAAATTTTAATCAAAGGTTTTTCATTCCTGCCAGCTGCCACAATGATTTCAGGCTTTTTATCATTTTCCAAATCAGCCACTGCGATATTTAAGCCTTCAACCGTGGAATTTTCAGGAAATGGGAAAATATCCTTTTCAGCTTGTAATGTTTCTACATTAAAAATTCTGATTGTCGGCCTAATCTTAACAATCTGATCTGCAGGTAAGGTTTCTGCCTTGATGTTTGTGGCAAATAATAAGCCTAATAAGGTGATAATAATGATTTTTTTCATAATTTAATTATATCTATTTATAATCATCTTGACAATGAATCTGGCAGATTTATAATTAAGACATAAGTGTCTTGTGGAAATTTTAGGGCCAAGCCACAAACACTCTTTTTCTCTATTAAAGAGATTCTGGAACCCATTTGGGGACATGCGCTGTCCCCTTTTTTTTGTTATAATTAGGTTACTAATGTACTAATAATCTACTAATCTACAAATTTGTCCAGTAGGATTCCTTGAAATATTAGTAGTATTAGCCTGCCTGCCCTGCCTACCGGCAGGCAGGCGGCAGGCAGGTAAAAATTAGTAAATTAGTATCCTTATGAAATTAGCGCAATTCTGGGTAAAAAAAGACAATAAAATTCAGTGCCAGCTTTGCAACCATTATTGCTTAATAGCTGATGGCAATCGTGGTATTTGCGCTGTGAGGAAAAATATTGAAAATAAGCTTTATGCCCTGGATTATGGCAAAGTGATTACGGCTAATATTGATCCAATTGAGAAAAAGCCGCTATTCCATTTTTTGCCAGGCAGTTTAAGTTATTCAATAGCCACTGTTGGCTGTAATTTCCACTGCCTTCACTGCCAAAATGCTGATATTTCCCAATATGCTGAGAAAGGCCTGGAGGCTGATTTTGTGCCAGGGCAAGACACTAAACCAGAGGAAATTATCCAAAAGGCTAAAGAAAGCGGCTGTCTTTCAATATCTTACACTTATACTGAACCTACGATCTATGCTGAATTTGCCTTGGATTGCATGAAGCTGGCCAAAGAAGCCGGGCTTAAAAATGTCTGGGTGTCTAATGGTTATACTGCGCCCGAGGCTTGGCCGGAGATACTTCCCTATTTGGATGCGATAAATGTTGATTTGAAATTTTTTACTAATGAAACATATTTAAAAATCTGTGGGGCAAAATTACAGCCGGTTTTGGAAAATTTAAAATTATTAAATCATCATAAAATCTGGCTGGAAATAACTACTTTGATTATTCCGGGCCTAAATGATTCTGATAAAGAGCTGGAAGAAATTGCTAAATTTATAAAAAATTATTTAGGCTCGGAAACTCCCTGGCATATTTCTCGATTTTTCCCTCAATATAAACTGCAAGATCAAGATCCCACAGAAGAAGATTTAATTTATAAGGCCTATAAAATTGGCAAAGAGATTGGTTTAAAATATGTTTATGGGGGCAATGTCACTTCTGATACAATGGAAAATACCTATTGTCCAAAATGCGGAGAACTGGTGATTAAGCGGTTTGGCTATGAAATAAAGCGCTTTGATCAAAATGGCTATTGCCCTAAATGTAATGAAAAAATTGAGTTGGTTTTAAAGTAAAAACGGACAAATTTATATCATAGGCCACTTTAGTGGCCGTGCGTGAATTCTATAATATTTCTAGGCCGTTTTTTTGCTCAGCTATTGACAATATTTTAATTATATGCTATCATGTCCTTGAGATGCCTAGATGGATTTAATAGGCTTACCCTAGATAAAACTTACTATCCTAAGAAAATTTAGGGGAAAAATCTCTCTATTTAAAAGTAGCAAATTGGATAGAATTTGCGAAATATGACCGGGTTGGACTCAAGAGTGGAGATTGAGTCTATTAAAAAAACCCAATAAACCATGCCTTGCATAGCGAGGCGTCCGGACGTAGGAATAATCCGCCTATAAAGGACAGAATATACCACTCATATTCTGTGGTTTTTATAAAAATTACGGCCTGCAATCAAGCGGGCCTTTTTTAATTGAAATAGAAAAAGACGGCTTTTTAGGGCCGTCTTATTGTTTTAGTATTGTGGCCGATAAAGGCCAACATTTCCAGGTTCATGAAGTTGGGTGACTGAATCATCTTCAATTGTTTGTCTGATGGCTTCGGCTAATAGTCCGGCTATAGAAAGGATTTTGAACTTTGGTTCACCGCTGACTTTGTCTTCAACCGGTATAGTATCGGTTATGACAAATTCATCTATCGGTGAATTTTTTAAAGCCGCGATAACCTCGGCTGTTGATTTTCCTTCCTTGGCTAGGGGCGCATGCGGCGCATACATAATGATTTTTTTAGCGCCATTGTCTTTCAGGGCTTGAGCATCTTTGATCGCTGTTCCCCCAGAGCAGATTTCGTCGTCAATCATGATGCAGATTTTGCCTTTAGTGGCAATTTCGCGTTTTATTTCCACGACTTTGCCATCACGAACCTTGTCAATATAATCGTGAGGCAGCTTAGTAATTTCGGTAAGCTTGGCCGAGCGTTTAGCGGCACTGCTGTCAGAAAAGCAGATTAGCACGTCATCTTTTTTTCCACCTAAAACCGTTTGAATGTAGTTGTTGAGATAATCCGCAAACATGTAAATAGTGGAAATTTCATCAGCTGAGGGCCTGAAATAATGCTTGACGTGAGTGTCATGTGGGTCTAGTAAAAGCACTCTTTCAACGCCCAGAGTTTTATTGATAATTTGGGCTAAAACGCTGCTCATTACAGAAATTCTGGGCTTGTCCTTACGGTCACTGCGAGCGTAAGGCATGTATGGAAAAGTTAGCAGCAAGTCAGCAGCATTAGAATTGTAAATAGCGTCAAGTAAACACATCAGTTCAACCAAGCGTTGATTTACAGGCGGAGTTTGAGTGTGTATTACTACGACAAAATAACCGCGAACATTATCTATTTGCAATTCCACGTTTTCATTGTCAAAATATGACACTTTTGGCCGAGATAAGATTAAGCCCTCCTCAGGTTTAAATATCTTTGGCAGGCGTTTGTATAGTTCTTTACAGACCTTCTCTGCCAGAATATCCGAACCAGGCAAAGCCATTACTTTTACTCCGCGAAACTTCATTTTTCCTCCTCTGTAAAAAGTTTTTGTTTACCAATTTAAGGCACATTAACCTTAACATTTTTTACTAAAAAGTCAAGCTTGACATTCACTTTTTTATTTATTATACTAAACTTAGCACTCTTGAAGCTGGAGTGCTAAATTTCATAATTCAGCATTCATAATTCATAATTATTCAAAATATGTTTAACCCCAATAAATTAACCACTAAATCCCAGGAAGCTTTGAGAAATGCCCAGGAAATTGCCATTGACCATCAAAACCAGCAGGTTGATGCTTTGCATTTGCTCGCTTCCCTGCTTACTCAAGACGAAAGTTTAGTTAATACAATTTTAAAAAAATTGGAAGTTGACCCTGCTCAATTAAAAAATCAGATTTTTCAGGCTATTGAAGCATTCCCAAAAACCAAAGGCGATATAAGCCTGACTCAGATGTTTTTAACCGAAGATTTAGCCCGAGTTTTAGCTGGCTCAGAAAAAGAAGCTAAAGAATTCAAGGATGAGTATATCTCAACTGAACACATTTTTTTATCAATGTTAAATACCAAAAGCAAGGTCAAAATTCTTTTGGATTCTTTTGGTATTCAATATGATGCTGTTTTAAAATTATTGGCGCAGCTGCGTGGCTCTACCAGAATTACAGATCCGGAACCAGAATCAAAATTCCAGGTTTTGGAAAAGTACGCCCAGAATTTAACAGAAATGGCCAGGCAAGAGAAATTAGATCCGGTCATTGGGCGTGATTCTGAAATTCGCCGCGTGATGCAGGTTTTATCCCGCAGAACAAAAAATAATCCGGTTTTGATCGGTGAAGCCGGAGTTGGCAAAACAGCCATTGCCGAAGGTTTAGCGCAAAGAATTGTGGCTGGTGATGTGCCGGAAACTTTAAAAAATAAAGAAGTAATTGCTTTGGATTTGGGTTCTTTAATTGCCGGGACCAAATTCCGCGGTGAATTTGAGGATCGCTTAAAAGCAGTTTTAAAGGAAGTTGAAAATTCCAATGGCCAGATAATTTTATTTATTGATGAACTGCATACTGTTGTCGGCGCTGGCGCGATTGAAGGTTCAATGGATGCATCCAATATGTTAAAGCCAGCTTTAGCTCGCGGTAAATTGCATGCCATTGGCGCTACAACTTTGAAAGAATATCACAAATATATTGAAAAAGATCCTGCTTTAGAAAGACGCTTTCAGCCAGTCATGGTCTTGGAACCTTCTATTGAAGATACGATCGCAATTTTGCGCGGTATTAAAGATAAATATGAAGTCCATCATGGCGTAAGAATTACTGACTCAGCGATTTTAGCTGCGGCTGAATTTTCTCAAAGATATATTACTGACCGTTTTTTGCCTGATAAAGCAGTTGATTTAATAGATGAAGCAACTTCTGCTCTGCGTATGGAAATTGATTCAATGCCTGAGGAGCTTGATAAAATGAAGCGCAAAACGAAACAGCTGGAAATTGAAAAAGCAGCGCTAAAAAAAGAATCTGATAA
The sequence above is drawn from the Patescibacteria group bacterium genome and encodes:
- the amrS gene encoding AmmeMemoRadiSam system radical SAM enzyme; the protein is MKLAQFWVKKDNKIQCQLCNHYCLIADGNRGICAVRKNIENKLYALDYGKVITANIDPIEKKPLFHFLPGSLSYSIATVGCNFHCLHCQNADISQYAEKGLEADFVPGQDTKPEEIIQKAKESGCLSISYTYTEPTIYAEFALDCMKLAKEAGLKNVWVSNGYTAPEAWPEILPYLDAINVDLKFFTNETYLKICGAKLQPVLENLKLLNHHKIWLEITTLIIPGLNDSDKELEEIAKFIKNYLGSETPWHISRFFPQYKLQDQDPTEEDLIYKAYKIGKEIGLKYVYGGNVTSDTMENTYCPKCGELVIKRFGYEIKRFDQNGYCPKCNEKIELVLK
- a CDS encoding HIT domain-containing protein; its protein translation is MAEAVWKTFNPEKLNIEMLGNTANHLHWHVFPRYANDPNPSKPIWVIDEKIRKAEGTKPSQKALDEMKNGLGNEIKKLLQHRQ
- a CDS encoding WecB/TagA/CpsF family glycosyltransferase produces the protein MEEVYILGSKINDISLNEAIGEIANFLLTGKKSYLVTPNPEICLVGYKDKQFRRIIQNSFISIPDGFGLKLGARIFGQKLFNITTGADLCWEVLKLAEHKNYSILFFEGRPQIGDRALNVISQKYPNLKIKFLDPGKVDKQGNFENPNLIKQINEFHPDIILVNFGPPKQEYFISKNIEKIDTKLMLGIGGSLDFISGRLNRAPESWRKLGIEWLWRLIQEPWRWKRIIKAVIIFPLACLGWRFGSTFIYRKNVAAFIINNNKQILITQHSKYGGWVLPQGGAKNAKTKDKLEEAVRREMKEELGTDKFQIVKMLKNCYKYKWQKDKNYIDIDKFKGQKQTLFLLKFTGQDTDIKLDLHEHTEWQWIDKNKILEKVSPRRKKLVQIGLDKFKEYL
- a CDS encoding L,D-transpeptidase; translation: MKKIIIITLLGLLFATNIKAETLPADQIVKIRPTIRIFNVETLQAEKDIFPFPENSTVEGLNIAVADLENDKKPEIIVAAGRNEKPLIKIFDSQGSFKFEFLAYEENYTGGIKAIATDLFNDSTSEIITAQNEGGNSEIRVFDRFGNRLFGFFAFDKKLTGGVSISAGDVNLDGQKEIIVGAGYGQEPVVKIFSNYSNYLSYFSAYEKSFKGGVNVLAVDINNDKKAEIITAPAVNKEPRVKIFTDQAKLLNEFLAYDKNFLGGVNLASSDIDSDGKNEILTGPGYGGGAHLRAFSAEGKLKIGPRVFVYENFRGGILIADSNFNSIGQKEILAATQTVPSQKIIEIDLSKQKLYAYSNGVLLKEFIISSGKWKYPTPLGDFKINTKVPKTTMARNYGPNNPDNYNLPNVPNVMYFYRDYAIHGAYWHWNFGTRVSHGCVNLKLPDAKWLYDWTPIGTPVNIYASK
- a CDS encoding helix-turn-helix domain-containing protein, with the translated sequence MNLEQILHSVGLNKKQASVYLASLKLGSDTAYNIAKQSGLKRTTVYFILEQLKEMAFVSIRKTQKATFYKAISPKVLLKRLQNQTVNLADALPDLEKLYQTQPQKPQIEVFEGKQGVRQVYLESERSLAKGEEVLYWGSLAHFMQEEYKDTLVWWIKLMKNKRFKAREILVAKEAESSDYLDKIKANQNPNHQIALAPRGVKFEHNDNMIFGNKLAIFSLRKEVFVVVIESEDVANSYRNFFELAWKQTMKVKK
- the gltX gene encoding glutamate--tRNA ligase, with the translated sequence MQKVITRFAPSPTGYLHVGGLRTALYNFLFAKHNHGKFLLRIEDTDQARLVKGADKEIFKILDEFGLKYDNKPVYQSQRLEIYQKFAAQLVKEGKAYYCFCTPERLEKMRQEQLKNGKPPMYDGLCRQLTEKDIEQKILAKIPHVVRLKVPRLTEKPAITFNDLIRGHVGFMTTTIDDQVLIKSDGFPTYHLASVIDDHEMEITHVIRGEEWLSSTPKHLLLYEAFGWIPPYFAHLPLLLNSDKSKLSKRQGDVAAEDYLQKGYLPEALINFVAMLGWNPGEGNTKEIFNLQELIKIFDFKNVNKSGAVFDTEKLDWINGLYIRKMKVKELTKLCLPYLKGINPKLAEKIVAVEQERLKKLSDINQNIEFFQKEPEYKAELLIWKKSNKDATLENLVKLEDFILTLNDPDFKTIKNLEDKVITWIKKENYGVGDMLWPMRVALSGLQNSPSPFEIAWVLGKKETLKRINSAQNILR